A window of the Helianthus annuus cultivar XRQ/B chromosome 4, HanXRQr2.0-SUNRISE, whole genome shotgun sequence genome harbors these coding sequences:
- the LOC110932757 gene encoding TMV resistance protein N produces MASSSSSSHFAAAASSRSCKYDVFLSFRGEDTRKTFVDHLYSNLTQHLIRVYKDNETLPRGESIDQSLFEAIEESRIAVIVFSKNYADSSWCLEELAHIMKCKDERELTVLPIFYDVEPTDVRNQKGKFGKAFAKQKAKNVTRAEIWRKAFVDVSNIAGWEPKNIANGTEDGSLTGQAKGLKGSVLPNAGRGVPPRLQNVEGGSLV; encoded by the exons ATGGCCAGttcatcatcctcttctcacTTTGCAGCCGCCGCTTCTTCTCGATCGTGTAAATATGATGTATTTCTTAGTTTTAGAGGAGAAGATACCCGCAAGACATTTGTAGATCATCTATACTCTAATCTTACACAACATCTAATCCGTGTTTACAAGGACAATGAAACACTTCCCCGAGGTGAATCCATCGATCAATCCCTCTTCGAGGCTATTGAAGAATCACGAATTGCTGTCATAGTATTCTCCAAAAACTATGCAGATTCTTCATGGTGTTTGGAAGAACTTGCACATATTATGAAATGTAAGGATGAGAGAGAGCTTACTGTTTTACCCATATTTTATGATGTGGAACCCACAGATGTGAGAAATCAGAAAGGGAAATTTGGAAAAGCATTTGCCAAACAAAAGGCGAAGAACGTCACCAGAGCTGAAATATGGAGAAAAGCATTTGTTGATGTGAGTAACATCGCTGGATGGGAGCCAAAGAACATTGCTAACGG GACCGAGGATGGTAGCTTAActggtcaggcaaaagggctgaagggttcagttttgcctaacgcaggtcgcggggtccctccacgtttgcaaaacgtggaaggaggttcactagtatga